Below is a window of bacterium DNA.
GTGGAGACGAGGATCAGACAGGCGCGTGAGCCCCTGAGCGCCAGGCGGAAGCTTCGCCTTAGGCGCGCCGGGCACGAGCATCTGGCCGAGGCCGAGGTGCAGAGTGGTGGTGGTGATGATCCGGTCAAGCTGTACCTTCAGGAGATGGGCCGGGTGCCCCTGCTCGACCGCCAGGGTGAGATCGCCCTGGCCGAGGTGATCGACCAGGGGCGGCGCAAGGTTCGCGCCGCGGTGTTCGAGAGCCTCCAGTCGTTCCGCCTTCTGATCGAGGGCAAGGACATGCTGGAGTGCGAGAACATCACGATCGAGGAGTTTGTCGAGACCGACCTGAGCGACTGGAAAGGCAGCTACCTGGGCAATCGGGAGAAGAACCGTATCCTCAAGATGCTGGCCAGGGCCGAGTCCCAGTTCCGCGAGCTGGAACAGACTATGCTGGCGCTGGAGTCGGCAGGGCCGGGCGCCGGGCGTGAGGGGCTGGAGAGCCGGATCACGGCGGAGCGCCGCACCCTGCGCAACGCTTTCGCCCGCATACCGGTGAACTCCTCGCAGATCCAGAAACTGGTGGACTCCATCGCGGATGTCTGCGCCGAGGTGGAGGACGTTATGCGGCGGCTCGAATACCTGGACCGGGTGCTGGTCCGGGTGCGCAAGGCGGCGCGGCCACTGCCCGCGGCGCAGATACGCCAGTACCTGGCGCGCAAGGCCGGGATGGGGTATTTCGGCGATGGGGCCGAGGGCGACCTGAGCGCCTACCGCGACGAGATCGCCGCCCGCCTGACCCGCCTGGAACACGATTGCGGGCTGGCCGGCCGCGAGATACTGCGCCTCGGACGCCGTCTGACCAAGTACAACGAGGCCGTGGCAGAGGCCAAGCAGATGCTGATCAAGTCGAACGTGCGGCTGGTCATCTCGGTGGCCAAGCGCTATGTCAACCGCGGCCTGGAGTTCCTGGACCTGATCCAGGAGGGCAACAAGGGACTGATGCGCGCCACCGAGAAATTCGATTGCCGCAAGGGCTACAAGTTCTCGACCTACGCCACCTGGTGGATCCGCCAGGCCATCACGCGCGCCATCGCCGACCAGGCCCGGGTGATCCGCGTGCCGGTGCACATGATAGAGACCTTGAACAAGGTCAACCGCATCGCCTGGAAGCTGGTCCAGGAGTTCGGCGCCGAGCCCTCCCCCGAGCAGATCAGCGCTCAGCTCGGCCTCCCGGTGGACAAGGTGCGCGAGGTGATGAAGATCAGCCAGGAGACGGTCTCGCTCAACGATTTCATCAAGGAGGGCGAGGACAGCTCGCTGGGTGAGCTGATCGAGGACACCGAGTTCGACTCGCCGGCCCGCACGGCGGCCTACTCGATGCTGCGCGACCAGATCACCACCGCTCTGGGCTCGCTGACCGCGCGCGAGGAAAAAGTGATCCGCCTGAGATTCGGGATCGACGACGGGTGCCCGCGTACGCTGGAGGAGGTGGGCGAAATCTTCAACATCACCCGCGAGCGTGTGCGCCAGATCGAGGCCAAGGCCCTGACCAAGTTGCGCCACCCCAGCCGCAGCGGCATCCTGAAAAAGTATATGTTTTTCCCTTGAGTCCGGTGAGCGGATAAATAGGGTTGACAAGCGGGCCTTCGGTGATTAACTTGAATCTCTCTTAGCGGGAGGGGCCCATAGCTCAGTTGGTTAGAGCAGCGGACTCATAATCCGCCGGTCCTAGGTTCAAGTCCTAGTGGGCCCACCATATTGAATCAATGGGCGATTGGCTCAGCGGCTAGAGCGTCCGGTTCACATCCGGAAGATCACTGGTTCAAATCCAGTATCGCCCACCATTTTGAAAACAACCGTTCTTATGGAACATTCAAAATACACTGTCGACGTGTCATATTCTTCCGGGGCTTGGTGCAATGGAAGTGTACTGTCCGAGGACGGTACACTTTTTTGTTTCTGAGGGTTTCATAAGATATGGCGGGGCGGGGAAAGCAGCGCAAGGGTCCATCACGACGTTCAGGAGGGGGAGGATGGAA
It encodes the following:
- a CDS encoding sigma-70 family RNA polymerase sigma factor, producing MNRRASSIQSGSASVEESQETVETPVVETRIRQAREPLSARRKLRLRRAGHEHLAEAEVQSGGGDDPVKLYLQEMGRVPLLDRQGEIALAEVIDQGRRKVRAAVFESLQSFRLLIEGKDMLECENITIEEFVETDLSDWKGSYLGNREKNRILKMLARAESQFRELEQTMLALESAGPGAGREGLESRITAERRTLRNAFARIPVNSSQIQKLVDSIADVCAEVEDVMRRLEYLDRVLVRVRKAARPLPAAQIRQYLARKAGMGYFGDGAEGDLSAYRDEIAARLTRLEHDCGLAGREILRLGRRLTKYNEAVAEAKQMLIKSNVRLVISVAKRYVNRGLEFLDLIQEGNKGLMRATEKFDCRKGYKFSTYATWWIRQAITRAIADQARVIRVPVHMIETLNKVNRIAWKLVQEFGAEPSPEQISAQLGLPVDKVREVMKISQETVSLNDFIKEGEDSSLGELIEDTEFDSPARTAAYSMLRDQITTALGSLTAREEKVIRLRFGIDDGCPRTLEEVGEIFNITRERVRQIEAKALTKLRHPSRSGILKKYMFFP